Part of the Saccharomonospora amisosensis genome is shown below.
GTCGGGGGTGCCGTGGCACTGGGGCGATCCGTTCGCTGAGCAGCGCGCCGCCGTACGCGGTGTGGTCGTGGTGGACAGGTCACACCGGGAACTCATCACGGTCAGCGGCCAGGAACGGCTTTCCTGGTTGCACCTGGTGATCTCGCAACACGTCACCGAGTTGTCCGAGGGGTCCGGCACGGAGGCGTTGGTGCTGGACAGCTACGGGCGCGTCGACGCCCACATGGTGCTCGGCTACACCGGCGGCACCGTGTACCTCGACACCGATCCGGGAGCGCAGGCCACGAGTGCGCTGCCGAAGGGTGGCAAGCAGAGTCTGCTCGCGTACTTCGAGGCCATGAAGTTCTGGTCACAGGTCGACCTGCACGACGCGACCGGGGAGCTGGCCGTGCTGACGTTGCTCGGCCCGGACATCCCCGCCGTGCTCGATGTCGAGGTCGGTGAGCAGCCGTACTCGGTGACCGCGTTCGAAGGGGGCTTCGCGCGCAGGATGCCGTGGCCAGGCAAGGCGGCCATGGACCTGATCGTTCCCAGGGCCAAGCTGGCCGAGGTGTGGGCGAAGCTCACCGGTGCGGGAGCTCGCCCCGCGGGCACGTGGGCGTTCGACGCGCTGCGGGTGGAGTCGCTGCGGCCAAGGACCGGCGTCGACACCGACGAACGCACGATTCCGCACGAGGTGAACTGGATCGGCACGGCTGCGCACGTAGCCAAGGGCTGCTACCGAGGCCAGGAGACGGTGTCGAAAGTTCACAACGTGGGCAAGCCACCCCGCCACATGGTGCTGCTGCACCTGGACGGATCACCGGAGATCTACCCCGAGCCCGGCGACCCCGTGTTGCTGGGTGAGCGCAATGTCGGCAGGGTGGGCAGCGTGGCACAACACCACGAGCTGGGGCCGATCGCCCTGGCACTGGTCAAACGGTCCACCCCGGTGGACGCGGAGCTGATCGCGGGCGAGGACGATCGCGCCGTGCAGGCCGCCATCGACCCCGATTCGGTCCCCGAGGAACGCGCCGCGCCCGGACGTGAGGCGGTCCAGCGCCTGCGCGGGTGAGAAGATGACATGATCGTGTCCCACCCTGGTGCCACAGACCGTCGTAGAGCAGGATGATCCCGTGATCGAAGTCCGGCCAGGCGGACGCCGTCGCATCGACCGTGTCCTCGCCGCCGACTATGCGCGTGACCTGGAGACGATGCCGCTGCCGACACTGCGGGAGCGCCGCGACGAGGCCGCACAGGAGGAGACGGACCTGTCGTACCTGCGCAGGCTGCTGCACGCACGTATCGACATCGTGCGCGCCGAGCAGCAGCGCAGGCAGTCGGGCGGCGCCACCAGCATCGTCGAGCAGTTGACCACGATCCTCGCCGAGAACGCGCTTGGTCCCGCCATGGGCTCGGGACGGCACCAGACGCTTGAGCCTTCGCGCGCGGGCGAGTACCGGCGCAAGGCCGAGGAACTGCTCGGCGACGCCGATCTTTCCGACGTCTCCTCGCTCACCGAGGAGCGGCTGCGGGTAACGCTGCGGACGCTACGCGACCACGAGTCTTCCGTTTCGTCGCGACGCAGGCAGGTGCAGGCCGTCGTGGACGCGTTCAACGCCGAGATCGCCAAGCGCTACGCGCAGGGCACCGCATCGGTGGACGAGCTGCTGGCCAGCCAGCGAGGCGGGGACGAAGCCGACGATGGCTGACGACGGACCCTCGCCGGTTCTCGTCGAGGTCGTCCGTTCAGGGTTCGTCGAAAGCGTGCACCGCGGCGCGCTCGTGGTGACCGCCCCGGACGGCACCGTGCGCGTGGCGCTCGGCGATGTGGACCGGCCGATCTTCCCGCGCTCGGCGAACAAGCCACTGCAAGCGCTCGGCATGCTGAACGCGGGCCTGCGGGTGACCGACGACGCGCTGGCCCTGGTCTGCGCATCACACAGCGGCGAGACGGGTCATGTGGCCCGTGCGCTGGCGATGCTGGAGCGGGTGGGGCTTGGTGAGGCGGACCTGCGCTGCCCGCCGGAGCCGCGCCGCGCGGCGATGAACTGTTCCGGCAAGCACGCGGGCATGTTGACCACCTGTGTGCAACGCGGCTGGGCCACAGCCGGCTACACCAAGGCGGCGCACGAACTTCAGCGCACCATCGCGGCGACGATCGAGGAGCTCACCGGAGAGCCCATCGCGGCAACTGGTGTGGACGGTTGTGGCGCCCCACTCTTCGCGTTCTCCCTGACGGGTCTGGCGCGGGCCTTCTCCTCGGCGAGCAGTACTCGGGTGGGTGACGCCATGCGGTCCTACCCGTGGCTCGTCGCTGGCACCGGCCGCGAGGACACCCTACTCATGCTGGCGGTACCGGGCCTGCTAACCAAGGGCGGCGCCGAGGG
Proteins encoded:
- the ygfZ gene encoding CAF17-like 4Fe-4S cluster assembly/insertion protein YgfZ, coding for MSYESPLLHRPGAVAPPEGHPESGVPWHWGDPFAEQRAAVRGVVVVDRSHRELITVSGQERLSWLHLVISQHVTELSEGSGTEALVLDSYGRVDAHMVLGYTGGTVYLDTDPGAQATSALPKGGKQSLLAYFEAMKFWSQVDLHDATGELAVLTLLGPDIPAVLDVEVGEQPYSVTAFEGGFARRMPWPGKAAMDLIVPRAKLAEVWAKLTGAGARPAGTWAFDALRVESLRPRTGVDTDERTIPHEVNWIGTAAHVAKGCYRGQETVSKVHNVGKPPRHMVLLHLDGSPEIYPEPGDPVLLGERNVGRVGSVAQHHELGPIALALVKRSTPVDAELIAGEDDRAVQAAIDPDSVPEERAAPGREAVQRLRG
- a CDS encoding RsiG family protein, whose product is MIEVRPGGRRRIDRVLAADYARDLETMPLPTLRERRDEAAQEETDLSYLRRLLHARIDIVRAEQQRRQSGGATSIVEQLTTILAENALGPAMGSGRHQTLEPSRAGEYRRKAEELLGDADLSDVSSLTEERLRVTLRTLRDHESSVSSRRRQVQAVVDAFNAEIAKRYAQGTASVDELLASQRGGDEADDG
- a CDS encoding asparaginase — translated: MADDGPSPVLVEVVRSGFVESVHRGALVVTAPDGTVRVALGDVDRPIFPRSANKPLQALGMLNAGLRVTDDALALVCASHSGETGHVARALAMLERVGLGEADLRCPPEPRRAAMNCSGKHAGMLTTCVQRGWATAGYTKAAHELQRTIAATIEELTGEPIAATGVDGCGAPLFAFSLTGLARAFSSASSTRVGDAMRSYPWLVAGTGREDTLLMLAVPGLLTKGGAEGVHAMALPDGSAVALKIDDGAGRGRAPLLVAALRAFGWLPENPAARAVVEGLGNAAGTVLGGGREVGELRVSRHCLAALEAAVESAAQPTTAPGSG